A genomic window from Microbacterium sp. H1-D42 includes:
- the rplT gene encoding 50S ribosomal protein L20, which yields MARVKRAVNAHKKRRVILERASGYRGQRSRLYRKAKEQVTHSLVYAYRDRRKRKGDFRRLWIQRINAAARQNGITYNRFMQGLGLAGVQVDRRMLAELAVTDAGAFASLVETAKKALPSDVNAPKAAA from the coding sequence ATGGCTAGAGTCAAGCGCGCGGTAAACGCGCACAAGAAGCGTCGCGTCATCCTGGAACGCGCCTCGGGTTACCGTGGCCAGCGTTCGCGCCTGTACCGCAAGGCGAAGGAGCAGGTCACCCACTCGCTCGTCTACGCGTACCGTGACCGTCGCAAGCGCAAGGGCGACTTCCGTCGTCTGTGGATCCAGCGCATCAACGCCGCTGCCCGCCAGAACGGCATCACGTACAACCGCTTCATGCAGGGCCTCGGCCTCGCCGGCGTGCAGGTCGACCGCCGCATGCTCGCCGAGCTCGCCGTGACCGACGCCGGTGCGTTCGCGTCGCTGGTCGAGACCGCGAAGAAGGCTCTTCCCTCGGACGTCAACGCTCCGAAGGCCGCTGCCTGA
- a CDS encoding RNA methyltransferase: MLENPRSPRVRAVAKLSKRSARVETGLFLLEGPQAVREALRYLPEAIEELYATPTTWERYADIRDFAASVDLEVEFVTEDVLAAMADTVTPQGLIAVARQTPTAVKDIFAASPRLIAICEEVRDPGNLGTIIRAADASGADAVVLTGRTVDPYNPKVVRSTTGSLFHLPISVGGDLDDVITRAHAAGLQVVAADVKGDDLLAARAEGALARPTAWLFGNEARGLEPEALELADRALRLPIFGRAESLNLATAASVCLYESAFAQRADA, translated from the coding sequence GTGCTGGAGAATCCTCGCTCGCCCCGTGTCCGTGCCGTCGCCAAGCTGTCCAAGCGCAGCGCGAGGGTCGAGACCGGTCTGTTCCTGCTCGAAGGTCCCCAGGCGGTCCGTGAGGCGCTGCGGTATCTGCCGGAGGCCATCGAAGAGCTGTACGCGACCCCCACGACGTGGGAGCGCTACGCCGACATCCGTGATTTCGCCGCCTCCGTCGACCTCGAGGTCGAGTTCGTGACGGAGGACGTGCTCGCCGCGATGGCCGACACTGTCACCCCGCAGGGACTGATCGCCGTCGCCAGGCAGACGCCGACCGCGGTGAAGGACATCTTCGCGGCATCCCCCCGCCTCATCGCGATCTGCGAAGAGGTGCGCGACCCAGGCAACCTCGGCACGATCATCCGCGCCGCGGATGCGTCGGGGGCGGATGCTGTCGTGCTGACCGGCCGCACGGTCGATCCTTACAACCCCAAGGTGGTGCGCTCCACGACCGGATCGCTGTTCCACCTGCCGATCTCGGTCGGCGGCGACCTCGACGACGTCATCACCCGTGCGCACGCGGCCGGACTCCAGGTGGTCGCCGCCGATGTGAAGGGTGACGACCTGCTGGCGGCGCGCGCAGAAGGTGCGCTCGCCCGCCCCACCGCTTGGCTGTTCGGAAACGAGGCCAGGGGTCTCGAGCCCGAAGCGCTCGAGCTTGCCGACCGCGCGCTCAGGCTGCCGATCTTCGGGCGCGCAGAGTCGCTGAACCTCGCGACGGCCGCGAGCGTGTGCCTGTACGAGAGCGCATTCGCGCAGCGCGCCGACGCCTGA
- a CDS encoding amino acid ABC transporter ATP-binding protein → MAESTDALVVVDNVQKHYGDFQALKDINLTVKKGEVVVVIGPSGSGKSTLCRTINRLETITSGEIRIDGKTLPAEGKGLANLRAEVGMVFQSFNLFAHLTILENVTLGPIKVRGLKKADAEKEAMALLERVGVAQQASKLPAQLSGGQQQRVAIARALAMRPKVMLFDEPTSALDPEMINEVLDVMVGLAKEGMTMIVVTHEMGFARKAANRVVFMADGQIVEEATPEEFFTNPKSNRAKDFLSKLLTH, encoded by the coding sequence ATGGCAGAGAGCACTGACGCCCTCGTGGTGGTCGACAACGTCCAGAAGCACTACGGAGATTTCCAGGCGCTGAAAGACATCAACCTCACCGTCAAGAAGGGTGAGGTCGTCGTCGTCATCGGGCCCTCCGGTTCCGGAAAGTCCACGCTCTGCCGCACGATCAATCGACTCGAGACGATCACGAGCGGCGAGATCCGCATCGACGGCAAGACACTGCCCGCTGAGGGCAAGGGGCTGGCCAACCTCCGTGCCGAGGTCGGCATGGTCTTCCAGTCCTTCAACCTCTTCGCCCATCTGACGATCCTTGAGAACGTCACTCTCGGCCCGATCAAGGTGCGTGGGCTGAAGAAGGCGGATGCTGAGAAGGAGGCCATGGCGCTCCTGGAGCGCGTGGGAGTCGCTCAGCAGGCATCCAAGCTCCCCGCTCAGCTCTCGGGCGGACAGCAGCAGCGCGTCGCCATCGCGCGTGCCCTCGCCATGCGCCCGAAGGTGATGCTCTTCGACGAGCCGACCAGCGCCCTTGACCCCGAGATGATCAACGAGGTCCTCGATGTGATGGTCGGTCTCGCGAAAGAGGGCATGACGATGATCGTCGTCACGCACGAGATGGGCTTCGCACGCAAGGCAGCGAACCGCGTGGTCTTCATGGCCGACGGCCAGATCGTCGAAGAGGCGACCCCAGAGGAGTTCTTCACCAATCCGAAGAGCAACCGCGCCAAGGACTTCCTCTCGAAGCTCCTCACCCACTGA
- a CDS encoding glutamate ABC transporter substrate-binding protein produces the protein MRRTRTLAGLGIATVALLALTACNSGTPSDPGGDAGGDDSSGSSTPWTVAKDVKLDGSPTFDAMKERDGVVIGVKEDQPGLGYLDVTTGERTGFDVDIARWIAASLGFDEKQIEFKPIASANREQSIVNGDIDYYVGTYSINDKRKEQIDFAGPYFITGQGLLVAKDAPEADKLEDFNGKTVCSATGSTPIQNIKANFPEIKTQEYDLYSACVEDLISGKVDAVTTDQAILIGYAAQYPDDVKVTGGLFTEERYGVGLPKGDDALRAHINTLFTDGGDIWQQIFDNNLGDSGIKVEQPAVDAY, from the coding sequence ATGCGACGTACACGCACACTGGCAGGCCTCGGCATCGCAACCGTGGCGCTGCTCGCACTGACCGCCTGCAACAGCGGCACCCCCTCCGACCCCGGCGGCGACGCCGGCGGTGATGACTCGAGCGGCTCGTCGACTCCGTGGACGGTCGCCAAGGACGTCAAGCTCGACGGCAGCCCCACGTTCGATGCCATGAAGGAGCGCGACGGCGTGGTCATCGGCGTCAAGGAGGACCAGCCTGGTCTCGGCTACCTCGACGTGACCACCGGTGAGCGCACTGGCTTCGACGTCGACATCGCCCGCTGGATCGCCGCATCGCTCGGTTTCGACGAGAAGCAGATCGAGTTCAAGCCGATCGCGTCGGCGAACCGCGAGCAGTCGATCGTGAACGGTGACATCGACTACTACGTCGGCACCTACTCGATCAATGACAAGCGCAAGGAGCAGATCGACTTCGCTGGTCCCTACTTCATCACCGGTCAGGGTCTTCTGGTCGCGAAGGACGCGCCTGAGGCCGACAAGCTCGAGGACTTCAACGGCAAGACCGTCTGCTCGGCCACCGGCTCCACGCCGATCCAGAACATCAAGGCGAACTTCCCCGAGATCAAGACGCAGGAGTACGACCTGTACTCGGCCTGTGTCGAGGACCTGATCAGCGGCAAGGTCGACGCGGTCACCACCGACCAGGCGATCCTGATCGGCTACGCGGCCCAGTACCCTGACGACGTCAAGGTGACCGGCGGTCTGTTCACCGAAGAGCGCTACGGCGTCGGCCTGCCCAAGGGCGATGACGCGCTGCGCGCCCACATCAACACCCTGTTCACCGACGGCGGCGACATCTGGCAGCAGATCTTCGACAACAACCTCGGCGACTCGGGGATCAAGGTCGAGCAGCCCGCGGTCGACGCGTACTGA
- a CDS encoding amino acid ABC transporter permease, with protein sequence MDVIFGNLDLWSEALTNTLMVFVFGGIIALVLGIIVGAMRVSPVPIARAVGTVYVNLVRNTPLTLVFFFFVFGYPQLGLPDMSNTVLGILAIGIYTATYVAEVLRAGINTVPVGQAEAARAIGLPFGQVMTLIIMPQAFRSVVPPMMSVFIALLKNTTVAAGFAISELAALRATINDAPGRPGNPMEVLLWVAVVFVALVLLMSWGQRTLENKWRIAR encoded by the coding sequence GTGGACGTCATCTTCGGCAACCTCGACCTGTGGAGCGAGGCGCTCACCAACACGCTGATGGTCTTCGTGTTCGGCGGCATCATCGCACTGGTGCTCGGCATCATCGTCGGCGCCATGCGCGTCTCGCCGGTGCCCATCGCCCGTGCGGTCGGCACCGTCTACGTCAACCTCGTGCGCAACACCCCGCTCACGCTGGTCTTCTTCTTCTTCGTCTTCGGCTACCCCCAACTCGGGCTGCCGGACATGTCGAACACCGTCCTCGGCATCCTCGCGATCGGCATCTACACCGCGACCTACGTCGCTGAGGTGCTGCGGGCCGGCATCAACACCGTGCCAGTCGGCCAGGCCGAGGCCGCCCGCGCGATCGGCCTGCCGTTCGGGCAGGTCATGACGCTGATCATCATGCCGCAGGCGTTCCGATCCGTCGTGCCTCCGATGATGAGCGTGTTCATCGCGCTGCTGAAGAACACGACGGTCGCCGCAGGCTTCGCGATCTCCGAGCTCGCGGCACTGCGCGCAACGATCAACGATGCCCCTGGCCGCCCAGGCAACCCGATGGAGGTCCTGCTCTGGGTCGCGGTCGTCTTCGTCGCCCTGGTGCTGCTGATGAGCTGGGGCCAGCGAACGCTCGAGAACAAGTGGAGGATCGCGCGATGA
- a CDS encoding amino acid ABC transporter permease, which produces MTSVLYDVPGPRAIARNRILAVITVVLVVAVIGFMVYRLWESGQFEASKWRVFTFTAVWMGILKALGNTLAAFALAAVLSIVLGLVLAVGRLSDHAWVRIPVTWITELLRAIPVLVLMMLLYYGLPVVGVRMDPYWAVVLALMAYNGSVLAEVFRAGIEALPSGQKEAGYAIGLRKNGVMRLILFPQAVRAMLPVIVAQLVVTMKDTALGFIITYPELLYYAKLLSSQQGRPILQSAFVIGGIYIVMCLILSGIAKWIEVKTRHSAKLTAYTAAGGEADPRIHEGSTVTEVIAAQKSLGKFDSQGM; this is translated from the coding sequence ATGACTTCCGTCCTGTACGACGTCCCAGGGCCCCGCGCGATCGCGCGCAACCGGATCCTCGCCGTGATCACCGTGGTGCTGGTCGTCGCCGTGATCGGCTTCATGGTCTACCGGCTGTGGGAGTCCGGCCAGTTCGAGGCCTCGAAGTGGCGCGTGTTCACCTTCACTGCCGTGTGGATGGGCATTCTCAAGGCACTGGGCAACACACTGGCCGCCTTCGCGCTGGCCGCCGTTCTCAGCATCGTGCTCGGTCTCGTGCTGGCCGTCGGTCGGCTCTCCGACCACGCCTGGGTGCGCATCCCCGTCACCTGGATCACCGAGTTGCTGCGCGCGATCCCCGTGCTCGTGCTGATGATGCTGCTGTACTACGGCCTGCCGGTCGTCGGGGTCAGGATGGATCCCTACTGGGCAGTCGTGCTCGCACTGATGGCGTACAACGGCTCTGTGCTCGCCGAGGTCTTCCGTGCCGGCATCGAGGCGCTGCCGAGCGGCCAGAAGGAGGCCGGCTACGCGATCGGTCTGCGCAAGAACGGCGTCATGCGCCTCATCCTCTTCCCGCAGGCGGTCCGCGCGATGCTGCCCGTCATCGTCGCCCAACTCGTGGTGACCATGAAGGACACCGCACTCGGCTTCATCATCACCTACCCAGAGCTGCTGTACTACGCCAAGCTGCTCAGCTCGCAGCAGGGCCGGCCGATCCTGCAGTCCGCTTTCGTCATCGGCGGCATCTACATCGTGATGTGTCTGATCCTGTCGGGCATCGCGAAGTGGATCGAGGTCAAGACCCGCCACTCCGCGAAGCTGACGGCCTACACGGCGGCCGGCGGCGAGGCAGATCCGAGGATCCACGAGGGCTCCACGGTCACCGAGGTGATCGCGGCGCAGAAGTCGCTAGGCAAGTTCGATTCCCAGGGGATGTGA